One window from the genome of Candidatus Kaelpia imicola encodes:
- a CDS encoding GSU2403 family nucleotidyltransferase fold protein, whose amino-acid sequence MSLLFKDFLIPTPSKIKVGTNIPRLLKDLGFIVGFKGREGYIQLEHPDLIVEFLVPEKGYGLNKPYQLPQFGLNAQALRFLNLLIQDTIKVKIEGAEITLPHSANFALHKLIILQRRTKEERIIKDRSTAIEILRALISKGETVIIKCLFNSMIPKWQNKVIKGLKEIQEKEILNLLDLSIKR is encoded by the coding sequence TTGTCTCTTCTTTTTAAGGATTTTTTAATACCTACACCATCAAAGATTAAGGTAGGAACAAATATTCCAAGATTATTAAAAGATTTAGGCTTTATTGTTGGATTTAAAGGGAGAGAGGGGTATATTCAATTAGAGCATCCAGATCTTATTGTTGAATTTTTGGTTCCTGAGAAAGGGTATGGATTAAACAAGCCTTACCAATTGCCGCAATTCGGTCTCAATGCTCAAGCTTTAAGATTTTTGAATCTACTTATACAAGATACGATAAAGGTTAAAATTGAAGGTGCTGAGATTACGCTTCCTCATTCAGCTAACTTTGCTCTGCATAAATTAATCATACTTCAAAGGCGTACTAAAGAAGAGAGAATAATAAAGGATAGAAGTACCGCTATAGAGATTCTTAGAGCTTTGATAAGTAAAGGCGAAACGGTAATTATTAAATGTCTTTTTAATTCAATGATTCCGAAATGGCAGAATAAAGTTATAAAAGGATTAAAGGAGATTCAGGAAAAAGAAATATTAAATTTGTTGGATCTAAGTATTAAAAGATAA